Genomic DNA from Enterococcus saccharolyticus subsp. saccharolyticus:
ATAAAAAGCAATAGTAAAAATGTTTTTTTCAGCAGAAACTTCTTTAAGAAATACTTCTATACAATACCCAATACCTTGCAAAATAAACCATGAAATACCTAGAGGCAATAGCCAATTGTTAAATAATTGATTTGTAATAGACGGAAATAAGTCAAGCAAGCGACAAACAAAAAGCAATAATACATTGCCACTTATACTAATAATAAGAGCTAATTTAGCATTTTTGCCTTTGTTAGACTCATATTCGATATAAATTCCAGCTAACCAATTCCAAACGATACAGCTTAATAAAATGATGAAAGAAAAACGATGCATTGTGCCAATATAATAAAACAACATACTCCCTAAAAGTAAAATCACATTTTGAATACGCAAAAAACGACTGGCACTATAATACAAAATTAACATTATTGGCAAAAAAATTGTAACAAACGAAATTGTTTCAAATCGCATTTTTTCAGTCCTCCTATTTTCTTGACGCTTTAAATGCTGGTAAAGCAAATCCAAGGACAGCAACTAATAATATCAACGGCATATAATAACTTACCCCTGTATCTATTTTCGTGTCTTTTTCTAATATGTTTAAATATGGTCCGATAGCGGTTCCATGTTTTAAAATAGCCGTTTGGAGACGGTACATTTCCACACGATATTCCACTGCATTTCGCACAAGTTCATCATTTTTACCAAAATTTTCTAAACTTAATCTATTTTTGGTTGTATAAATATGTCCCCAGCGTGACCATTCTCTATCAATGGCACTTCCTAAATGTGCTTGAATCATATCAATTGTATTTAAAAAATTTTCATCAGAAAATACATTTCGTCGTAATTCTGCATAACGTTTTTTCAAAAGCTCAACAAAATGCTGATCTTTAATTAAACAATTAAACCAAGGTTTTACTTGAAAAGCCGTTACTTTGTATTCTAAGGGTTCATAAAAATAATTATCCATTGTACCATCGAAATCCCATACAGGGCCCATTTTTAATTTCTGTCCCTTATCTTTATACATATATGTCGAGTTTATTCCAGCATCATAACTTCCAAAAAATTCATTAACCAAAAAATAATCAACAAATGATGAAACATCAATATAACGAGAATAGGTGGCAAAAACATCTGGATCATCTGAATAAAGAATTTTCTCAATTTGGCTGATATCTTCTGTCACGTAATCAATTTCTTTTTGTGTCGCATTTTTTTTACTTGGATAAATTAAGCCTAAGTAATTTTCACTGAGTTTTTCTCTAGTTGCCCAAGTATCTAAAATATTTTCCTCCTCAGCTGTTCGATCTCGTCGTACAATATAAGAAGGAAATGAATCAGAATTTTTAGTAGGTTCAATCGCTACTCTATCCTCACCTTGGCGAATATTTTCCATAAGCAAATGAACACCTTCATAATAATAACGACCATTTTCATGATAAATGACTTCTGTATAAATGGATTCTGGTGTATATGGCATTATTTTGTCTGTTAATCGTAAAGCTAAATAATTTCGCATCATACTTTTGTCCATCAGAGAACCGTTTAATATCCATTCATGATCTGCTCCCATATTAAAAAAATCTATATAACGATCTTGTCCCGATTCAGAAACTAACTTTACCAAATATTGTGCTTTTTCATAAAGCATCGAACTATTCCCTCGTCGTTTTATTTGAATCAAGCTTTCTACTTCAGGATTATCAGTAATATGATTTTCTTTGCCAGTATTAATAAGTTTTAAAGAACCCGCTCGATAAGGTTCTACACCTGGAATAGGGACAAAAATCCCCTCAGTTCCTTCTTTCTTCATACTAATCGGTGGTCTTTCATTTCCTGTATCAATGATAACAATTGGCAGTTCTGTTGAAAAATTTTTGTCCACTTCCCATTGATTATTTATCCCTTTTAAAGGATTCGCTTGAACACCAGTTTCTGTTAGGGGCTGTTCATAAATACTAATTTTTTTATGGTATTGAGGGATAGTTGTAAATAATGCAATAGAAATAACTAATAAAAGCAATATCAGAATAGCTCCAATTGTGTTTTTACGATTATATTTCATTCCTTCACGACCTATCGACTCATTTCATCATTTTGACTAACAATGTTTACTGTTTTTATTCCCGAGATAGTACTTAAATGTGTTGCCACTGAAGTTACTTTTTTATCAGCTGCTTGTAATTGTTTTTCGGAGATTTCATAAATATATTCAAGCGAACCATTACTAATATTTTTGACACGATAACGTACTTTTCCTAAAAACAACTGTTCAATTTCTTGTTCAATATTATTTTCAGAGACACTCTCACCGCGAATAATCAACAAATAACGTTCATTACTCTTCACTGCTCCAAATAAAATTAAAAACAGAAAAATTACACCTGAACCAATCGACACAATGATATATTCTTGTACGCCACAGCAGATTCCTGTAGCAATGGCCCAAAAAATATACGCAGTATCCCGTGAATCTTTAATTGCTGTTCGAAAACGAACAATAGATAAGGCACCTACCATCCCTAAAGATAGCGCAATATTATTTCCAATAACATTCATAACCAAAGTAGTAATCAAGGTTAGCATCACTAACGATACATTAAATTTTGTACTATACATTCCTCCAGCGTGCGAAATGCGATAGGATAAATAAATAACTAGCCCTAAAATTCCTGCAATAACAAAGTTTAAAATGATATCTTGAATAGTTAAAGCGCCTTGATTGGATTGTAATAATTCTAATAAAACATCTCTCATAATTTTTCTCCCTTATTCCATTTATTCAGTTGCATGACTAATAAAACGCGACATGACATATTTGCTATAAGACAACGATGATTTATCAATAGTATCTAACAATTCGCGCACATGTGATAATAAAAAATGATTGTATTTTATTTCCAACGTAACATCATCTGGAAAACCTACTGGATAAAAACTATCAATTTCACCAAACAAATCAAAATTACTCTCACTAGCAACGAGTTTTTGATCAAATGTCACGCGGGTATCATTGACAGCTAACATAAATGCATACCGATTGTATTGTACCGTCACTTGTGGCCGATAAAGCTCCGTCGTCATTTTATAATACAATTGTTGTGCTAATGGATGATTCATTTTTTGTAAAACAGAATACTCACCCTCAATCAGTTTTTGTGCGTCTTCTTTGCTAACTATTAGAGAGCGCTTTTGTTGCCAATCGCCATTTTTTTCTTTTAATTCAAGTTTTGCTGTTTGATCTTGTGGAGAATAAATACGCAAACGTATTTTTTGACGTTCTTCAATTCCTTCCAATTTTTCTTCTAAATCATCATGATATAAACTATCAAAATAAAGAGAACGTACAAGGTAACCATCTGTCCCATTATAATCATCTTGTGGCAATACTTTCGATAAAAATTGTTGTGCATGTAAAGCAGTCATTACTGATACGCGATACTTTATTTCTCGTCTTGTAACATCCAACATCTGAGCCATTTAATTCCTCCTTTACTCCAAAATCTTAATAATTATACCCGTTTTATTTTTTTTAAACTAGCTATTAAACTCAATTAATTTAACATCTCAGCGACAGTGTTCTTTTTGCAACTAAGTATTATAAACAAATAAAACATTATCACTAATTCTTTGATTATTTTTCTAAAACCATCTGTATTTCAGCGCGAATCTCTCCCACTCTCGTTTGATAAAATTCAGGATGATTTTTAAACCACTTGATATTTAATGGTGATGGATGCGGTAATACGAGTGCTTTTTTCCCATTAATTTCTTGGTCACGAAAAACCAAGTCAGCAAAATCTTGCCCTTTGAAGAAATGATTTGCCGCTTTAGCACCAATGAGTATATATAATTCGTTATCGACCCATGATAACGTACGATGCAACCAAGTCTTTGCGCAAATAGCTGGCGGTTGCTTATCGCCACCATTTTTAGTTTTGCCAGGGTAACACAAACCAATTGAGGTAAAACAAAAATTATCGGGATTATAAAACAGCTCATCTGAAATCTGATACCATGTTTCCCGCAATTTTTTTCCTGATGCGTCATTAAATGGTTTTTGTGTGATAGCAACATTATGAGACGGTGCTTGACTGATATGAACAATTTTTGACTGTTGATTCCCTAAAAATATGGGTGCTGGCGTTAGTCGGTCTTTACAAAGTGTGCAGTTTCTTAGTTCTTGAATATATTCTTCAAATGTTTGTTCCATTGTAATCATCTCCTTTGAACACCTTTTCGTTTCATCATACGAAAAAAACAAAATCCTTGAAAGAATTTCGTTCACTGTTTGTTTAAAATAAGAACAGCTACACTAATGAATAGCACCCCCATCAGTGCAGGCATACTATGGTCAATCATCGCGTATAATTGTCCGCCTAACACTGGTCCTAACACATTGAATACTTTGTGCACCGCCTTGGATTCGACCTTGTTCACTGTCTGTTACTGATTTAGAAAGCAAGCCATTAAATGCCGGTCCAAAGATGGCATCGCCAATGCCAAATAAAATCATCCCTATAATAAAAAACAAAGATACGTGAACCATAGCCGAAATGACAAGCAAACTATAACCAACAATTTCACTCATCATACCAAGCATCGCAATTTTTTTATCGGTTAATACTTGTAATAACCTTGGCATGATCACTGCTTGTGAGAAAATATCCAGTATCCCCGTCAATAATAATCTTTCAAAAAAATATCACTCACGCGTGATATTTTTTAAATGGTGTCGATAACGTCCAATAAAACGAAACACAGTATCAAACTCGTCATCTGTCATATTCTCAAAAACGATTTGATCTCTTTCAAGAAATGTGTGATGCAGTTCTTGATGAATTTGATTTACTTGTTGTCCTTTGTTGGTCAAACGGAAATAAATTTCTTTTTTATTGTCGGTTTGCTGATAGCTTTCGATCAAGCCTTTATTCATTAATTTTTTGGTTAGTTTGCTAATAGCACCACGTGTCATATAACTAGCCGCTGCTAATTTCGTGACATTCGCATAAGGAATTAGCGCAATATGTTCAATCAATTCAATTTCACTTAATGTATAGTCACTCAGTGCTTTTTCCAATATCGGTTTATTTAACCATGTAATTTCATGGCATAAATCCATTAACTCACTGACTAATTGTTGTCGTCGATCCATGCTATCCCTTCTTTCCAGACAAGCATAGCAAGCAAGATTTTCAAACGATTGCAAACAGTCACTTATTTATGGGCGACTACACGTAAACGACGATAGTCTGCAATCCAAGCATTGCCTTGCCATAATTTGTCACGTGCTGCTTCCACAAATGCAGTCATTAGTTGTTCTTGTTCCTCTAGTGAAAATTTGGCTAATTCTGTTTCAAAAAATTGTTGTCCCCAAATAGCTAATCCTTGCTCACCATCTGTTAACACGGTAGGACGATCATAGTCAAAAATAGCATCAATGATAAAACCTTGTGTTTCTAACAACTGCGCAAATTCTGCCGTTTTAGGAAATGTAAACTTTGATTGATACGTATAACCAAATTTTTTTAACGCCATTTGAAAACTTTCTTCAATGATTTGAATATTTCCGTATGCGCCAAATTCACAAATAAGTTGTCCACCTTCGACTAATGAACGATGAATCACTACTATTAACTGGCGCTGATTATGAATCCAATGAAAAACAGCATTGGAAAAAACTAGATCCCATTCATTTTCAAAGGACAATTGTAAGGCGTCCATCACTTGAAAATTCACTTCTGGATAATGCGCCTTGGCTTGTGCAATCATCTCCTTTGAGCCATCAATACCTAGCACTTCGCCATATTCAGCTAATTGTTGGGTTAATGTTCCTGTGCCACAACCTATATCAAGGATTCGTTGCACCTTTTTCTGGGGAATAAGTTCCAAAAGCCCTTTCCCATATTCTGCCACAAAGTCATGATGGTTATCATAAGTTGTCGCATTCCACTTCATCTCATCCCCTCCTACTAAAAAATTAGACTAACTATACCACAAATCGCTCTGAATAATAAGAATATTCTGAACAAATCATCAAAAAAACTATCCTTCGTCTCAAAGGATAGTTTCACCAGCTATTAATCCCAAGAAGGAATAACCGCACCACGATATTTTTCTAGAATAAATTCTTTCACTTCTTCTGTTTGATAATAGTTTAAAAATTCTTGGAAAATTTCTTCATCAGCATCTTCTTTGCGTGTCACCAAATAATTGGCTTGTTTCAAGTCTTCTGAATCTTCGACAAAAAGTGCTGAATCATCAGGGAAATATCCCGCATCAATGGCATAGTTTGAATTCACTACCGCAAAATCTAAATCTTTTAATCGTAATAAAAGTTGTGCCGCATCCACCAAGATAAATTCTAAGTCATAAGGATTTTCTTGTACATCGTTGACCGTTACCTCTTGCCCTACGCCTTCTGGTAATGTAATCAAATCAGCATCTTGCAAGACAAGTAACGCACGACCTTCTTGCGTTGCAGAATTTGGTAGCCCCACTTTCGCTCCTTTTTTGATGTCATCTAATGATTTTAGTGAATCTGAATAGATAGCCATTGGCAAAGTAATAGTTGGTGATAATGGTTCTAACTCAAAGCCTTCTGTTTGAACAATTTCGGTTAAGTATGGTTTTGTTTGAAAT
This window encodes:
- a CDS encoding CotH kinase family protein → MKYNRKNTIGAILILLLLVISIALFTTIPQYHKKISIYEQPLTETGVQANPLKGINNQWEVDKNFSTELPIVIIDTGNERPPISMKKEGTEGIFVPIPGVEPYRAGSLKLINTGKENHITDNPEVESLIQIKRRGNSSMLYEKAQYLVKLVSESGQDRYIDFFNMGADHEWILNGSLMDKSMMRNYLALRLTDKIMPYTPESIYTEVIYHENGRYYYEGVHLLMENIRQGEDRVAIEPTKNSDSFPSYIVRRDRTAEEENILDTWATREKLSENYLGLIYPSKKNATQKEIDYVTEDISQIEKILYSDDPDVFATYSRYIDVSSFVDYFLVNEFFGSYDAGINSTYMYKDKGQKLKMGPVWDFDGTMDNYFYEPLEYKVTAFQVKPWFNCLIKDQHFVELLKKRYAELRRNVFSDENFLNTIDMIQAHLGSAIDREWSRWGHIYTTKNRLSLENFGKNDELVRNAVEYRVEMYRLQTAILKHGTAIGPYLNILEKDTKIDTGVSYYMPLILLVAVLGFALPAFKASRK
- a CDS encoding DUF4956 domain-containing protein encodes the protein MRDVLLELLQSNQGALTIQDIILNFVIAGILGLVIYLSYRISHAGGMYSTKFNVSLVMLTLITTLVMNVIGNNIALSLGMVGALSIVRFRTAIKDSRDTAYIFWAIATGICCGVQEYIIVSIGSGVIFLFLILFGAVKSNERYLLIIRGESVSENNIEQEIEQLFLGKVRYRVKNISNGSLEYIYEISEKQLQAADKKVTSVATHLSTISGIKTVNIVSQNDEMSR
- a CDS encoding polyphosphate polymerase domain-containing protein; protein product: MAQMLDVTRREIKYRVSVMTALHAQQFLSKVLPQDDYNGTDGYLVRSLYFDSLYHDDLEEKLEGIEERQKIRLRIYSPQDQTAKLELKEKNGDWQQKRSLIVSKEDAQKLIEGEYSVLQKMNHPLAQQLYYKMTTELYRPQVTVQYNRYAFMLAVNDTRVTFDQKLVASESNFDLFGEIDSFYPVGFPDDVTLEIKYNHFLLSHVRELLDTIDKSSLSYSKYVMSRFISHATE
- a CDS encoding uracil-DNA glycosylase family protein, whose protein sequence is MEQTFEEYIQELRNCTLCKDRLTPAPIFLGNQQSKIVHISQAPSHNVAITQKPFNDASGKKLRETWYQISDELFYNPDNFCFTSIGLCYPGKTKNGGDKQPPAICAKTWLHRTLSWVDNELYILIGAKAANHFFKGQDFADLVFRDQEINGKKALVLPHPSPLNIKWFKNHPEFYQTRVGEIRAEIQMVLEK
- a CDS encoding MarR family winged helix-turn-helix transcriptional regulator, coding for MDRRQQLVSELMDLCHEITWLNKPILEKALSDYTLSEIELIEHIALIPYANVTKLAAASYMTRGAISKLTKKLMNKGLIESYQQTDNKKEIYFRLTNKGQQVNQIHQELHHTFLERDQIVFENMTDDEFDTVFRFIGRYRHHLKNITRE
- a CDS encoding class I SAM-dependent methyltransferase, translated to MKWNATTYDNHHDFVAEYGKGLLELIPQKKVQRILDIGCGTGTLTQQLAEYGEVLGIDGSKEMIAQAKAHYPEVNFQVMDALQLSFENEWDLVFSNAVFHWIHNQRQLIVVIHRSLVEGGQLICEFGAYGNIQIIEESFQMALKKFGYTYQSKFTFPKTAEFAQLLETQGFIIDAIFDYDRPTVLTDGEQGLAIWGQQFFETELAKFSLEEQEQLMTAFVEAARDKLWQGNAWIADYRRLRVVAHK
- a CDS encoding MetQ/NlpA family ABC transporter substrate-binding protein encodes the protein MKKKVLLGLGLSAFFLLGACGKKETGSIEQPLTIGVTSGPHEEIIEHVKEAASKDGFDIEVKVFDDFVAPNRALADGDLDANLFQTKPYLTEIVQTEGFELEPLSPTITLPMAIYSDSLKSLDDIKKGAKVGLPNSATQEGRALLVLQDADLITLPEGVGQEVTVNDVQENPYDLEFILVDAAQLLLRLKDLDFAVVNSNYAIDAGYFPDDSALFVEDSEDLKQANYLVTRKEDADEEIFQEFLNYYQTEEVKEFILEKYRGAVIPSWD